The genomic window AGCAGGACGGTGGCGGCGATGCTTAAAACCGCCGGATCATCGTTGTACATGCTTGCCAGCGGAGAACGGAATAATACCAAGGAAAACACGGTAATCACGGCGAGCACCCAGCCCGACACCAGCGACACGCCGGAAATATAACGCGCCCGCGAAAATTCGCGCCGTCCTAATGAAAAGCCGATGCGTACCGTCCCCGCCGAGCCGACGCTTTGCGGAATCATATAGAGAATCCCCGACAAACTGATGCCGACCTGCTGCGCCGCCACATAATCCTCGCCGAAAGGCGCAATCAAAAAAACGATAAACGAAAATGCGCTGGCTTCCAAAAAATAAGACAGTCCGATGGGTGCGCCGATTTTCCAAATCTGTTTGAACACCATCAAATCCGGTTTGCCGAATTTCGCCGTCAGTCCGAACGGGCGGAAGAATTTTTCCTTGGCGATATAAATCCACAACGCCAGCGCGCTGAACCAAAACACCGCCATCGTCGCCAGTCCGCAGCCTGCGCCGCCCAAAGCGGGCATGCCGAATTTGCCGTAAACAAAAATATAGTTCAGCGGCACGTTCAACACAAACGCCGCGAAGCTGACCAACATAATCAGGCGCGGGCGGTTCAGGCTGGAAGCGTAGGCGTGCAGGGCGCGGTGTACCATTGCCGCCGGCATCGCCAGACTGGTAAACAACATATACTGCGCCATCGTGCCTTCCACATAATCGCTCAAGGTCAGCCAGTTGCGGAACGGCGTAATCGCCGCCCACATCAATACCATGCCGAAAATCCCCAAAAACAGCCCGAACCAAATCCCCTGCCGCCCCGTTTCGCCCACTTCACCGGTTTTACCCGCGCCGTAAAGCTGAGCAATCATCGGGTTCAGCGCCGCCATAATGCCCATAAACGTAATATAAACCGTAGCAAACGCGCTGCTGCCCAAAGCCACCGCTGCCAAGTCCTCCTTACCCGCACCGCCCGCCATCACGGTATCGACGAAACCGATGCCCACCTGCGCGACCTGCGCCAACAGCATGGGCAGAGCAAGGGCGGTCAGCAGGCGGACTTCTTTCAGGAAGACGGAAAAGGAAAAGCGGTTGAGGTCGAGCAGCATAAGTGTTTGTAGAACTTTAAAAAAAGCGGAAATAAAGAAACAGGTCGTCTGAAAACAGACGGCCTGTTCCGTATGGGATTTGAAAACGGAATTATATTGGAAACAACGATTGATGGACAGCCAGAAAGCCTTTCAGACGACCTTAAACACCCCCAATGTCGTCTAAAAACCGTCAAATCGCCGCTTCGGAGCGTTCGCCCGTACGGATGCGGATGGCTTCTTCCACAGGCAGCACGAAGATTTTGCCGTCGCCGATTTTGCCGGAACGGGCGTTTTCGATGATAACGTCAATCACTCTTTCGACATCTTCATCGGCAATAATCAATTCAACTTTAACTTTGGGCAGAAAATCGACGGCATATTCCGCGCCGCGGTAGATTTCCGTATGCCCTTTCTGACGGCCAAATCCTTTAACTTCGCTGACGGTCATGCCGGTGATGCCGATTTCGGTAAGGGCTTCGCGCACGTCGTCGAGTTTGAAGGGTTTGATGATGGCTTCGATTTTTTTCATGGCACACTCCGATTAGATAGGAACAAACGGCAAATATAACAGAAGCAGCAGGGAAACGATAAGCGGTACGTTTCACTCAGCGATGCGGGCATGACGGTATTTGACATAAAGACATACGGAAACAGTTGCTTCCTTCTACTTCCTTCAATTTTTCACATACCCGACTTGCGACGGAAATCAGAAAAACAGATAAAACCCTTATCCCTTAATATTTTCAGACGACCCCTACGTTTCCCCCAGCCACAGGTCGTCTGAAAAATTGTCAACATTTTCACCCAAATTACCAAGCAACCCAGACCCATTCGGCGTATAATACAGCCTTTCCCAACCGCATTTTGAGAGCTGAATCATGTCTGTTGTTTTGCCCTTGCGCGGCGTTACCGCCCTTTCCGATTTCCGTGTTGAAAAACTCTTGCAAAAAGCGGCCGCACTCGGTCTGCCCGAAGTAAAACTGAAAAGCGAATTTTGGTATTTTGTCGGCAGCGAGAAAGCACTGGATGCTGCGACTGTTGAAAAACTGCAAGCCTTGTTGGCGGCGCAAAGCGTTGAAGAAACGCCCGAAGCGCGCGAGGGCTTGCATTTATTTTTGGTAACGCCCCGTTTGGGTACGATTTCGCCGTGGGCTTCCAAGGCAACCAATATCGCGGAAAACTGCGGTTTGGAAGGCATAGAGCGCATTGAGCGCGGCATGGCGGTGTGGCTGGAAGGTCGTCTGAACGACGATGAGAAACAGCAATGGGCGGCTTTGCTGCACGACCGCATGACCGAATCCGTACTGCCTGATTTTGAGACGGCCTCCAAATTATTCCACCATCTCGAATCCGAAACCTTCTCTACCGTCGATGTTTTGGGCGGCGGTAAAGAGGCTTTGGTCAAAGCCAATACCGAAATGGGTTTGGCACTCTCTGCCGACGAAATCGATTATCTGGTTGAAAACTATCAGGCTTTGCAGCGCAATCCGTCCGATGTGGAGCTGATGATGTTCGCGCAGGCAAACAGCGAACACTGCCGCCACAAAATCTTCAACGCCGATTTCATCCTCAACGGAGAAAAACAGCCGAAATCGCTCTTCGGCATGATTCGCGACACGCACAACGCGCATCCCGAAGGCACGGTTGTCGCCTATAAAGACAATTCGTCCGTGATCGAAGGCACGAAAATCGAGCGTTTCTATCCGAATGCGGCGGAAAACCAAGGCTACCGTTTCCACGAGGAAGACACGCATATCATTATGAAAGTGGAAACGCACAACCATCCGACCGCCATTGCGCCGTTTGCAGGCGCGGCGACGGGCGCGGGCGGCGAAATTCGCGACGAAGGCGCAACAGGCAAAGGCTCACGTCCGAAAGCAGGCTTGACCGGCTTTACCGTCTCCAACCTGAATATCCCTGGCTTGGAGCAGCCTTGGGAACAAGCCTACGGCAAACCAGGCCATATTGCTTCTCCTTTAGACATCATGATTGAAGGCCCGATCGGCGGCGCAGCGTTCAACAATGAATTCGGCCGTCCAAATCTCTTGGGCTACTTCCGCACTTTTGAAGAAAAATTTGACGGTCAGGTTCGCGGCTATCACAAACCGATTATGATTGCCGGCGGTTTGGGTAGCATTCAGGCACAACAAACTCACAAAGACGAAATCCCTGAAGGCGCATTGCTGATCCAACTGGGCGGCCCGGGTATGCTCATCGGCTTGGGTGGCGGCGCGGCTTCTTCGATGAATACCGGCACAAACGACGCCTCTTTGGACTTCAACTCCGTGCAACGCGGCAACCCTGAAATCGAACGCCGCGCGCAGGAAGTCATCGACCGCTGCTGGCAGCTCGGCGACAAAAACCCGATTATCTCCATCCACGACGTCGGCGCGGGCGGCCTGTCCAACGCCTTCCCCGAACTCGTCAACGATGCCGGACGCGGCGCGGTATTCAAACTGCGCGAAGTGCCGCTGGAAGAACACGGTCTTAACCCGTTGCAAATCTGGTGTAACGAATCACAAGAGCGTTATGTATTGTCGATTTTGGAAAAAGATTTGGAGATCTTCCGCGCCATATGCGAACGCGAACGCTGCCCGTTTGCCGTGGTCGGCACGGCGACCGACGACGGCCATTTGAAAGTGCGCGACGACTTGTTCTCCAACAACCCCGTCGATTTGCCACTGAACGTCTTGCTCGGCAAACCGCCCAAAACCACGCGCAGCGACAAAACCGTGAGGTCGTCTGAAAAACCGTTTAACGCGGGCAATATCGACATCACTGAAGCCGCCTACCGCGTTCTGCGCCTGCCTACCGTAGCCGCTAAAAACTTCCTGATTACCATCGGCGACCGCAGCGTCGGCGGCATGACCCACCGCGACCAAATGGTCGGCAAATACCAAACCCCCGTAGCCGACTGCGCCGTAACCATGATGGGTTTCAACACCTATCGCGGCGAAGCGATGTCTATGGGCGAAAAACCGACCGTCGCCCTGTTTGATGCGCCTGCTTCGGGCAGAATGTGCGTCGGCGAAGCCATCACCAACATCGCGGCGGTCAACATCGGCGACATCGGCAACATCAAGCTTTCCGCCAACTGGATGGCGGCATGCGGCAACGAAGGCGAAGACGAAAAACTTTACCGCACCGTCGAAGCCGTCTCCCAAGCCTGTCAGGCATTGGATCTGAGCATCCCCGTAGGCAAAGACAGCCTGTCAATGAAAACCGTGTGGCAGGACGGCGAAGAGAAAAAATCTGTCGTCTCGCCGTTGAGCCTGATTATCTCCGCGTTCGCGCCAGTTCAAGACGTACGCAAAACCGTTACGCCCGTATTAAAAGACAATGCCAATTCATTCACTATTCTGCTGATGATTGACTTAGGCAACAACAAGTGCCGTATGGGTGGGTCTGCACTGGCTCAAGTGTATAACCGAAGCGGTGGCGAAGCACCTGATATTGATGCAGGCCATCTGAAAGCGTTTTATCAGTTAATTCAGCAACTCGTTCAAGAAGATAAGTTGCTGGCCTACCACGACCGCAGCGACGGCGGTTTGTTTGTGACTCTGGCAGAAATGGCATTTGCTTCTCGCCGTGGCATGAATCTCGACCTGCTGACAATGGTAAGTAAAAATATTAACGTTCAAAACGAGTATTACTCGTCTCAAGAATGGCAAAAATTTGTCCTAACTACCCTGTTTAACGAAGAATTAGGAGCCGTTATTGCTGTTCACGCTGCCGACCACGAATATATTTTCAATTTGTGCGAGAAACTGAATCTCACGCTGCACTATTTGGGAGAGTTTGCCGACAGCGGCCATATGGTCATCAATGCAGGAGAAGAAATTTTCAATCAATCCCTTACCGACCTGCAACGCGCATGGCAGGAAACCAGCCACGCCATTCAACGTCTGCGCGACAACCCTGCCTGCGCCGACAGTGAGTTTGCCCTGATTGGCGACAACGAACGCAGCGCATTGTTTGCCGACGTGAAGTTTGATGTAAACGAAGACATCGCCGCGCCTTTCGTCAACAGCGGCGCGAAACCCAAAATCGCCATCCTGCGCGAACAGGGCGTAAACGGCCAAATCGAAATGGCCGCCGCGTTTACCCGTGCTGGTTTCGATGCCTACGACGTGCATATGTCCGACCTGATGGCAGGCCGCTTCAACCTTGCCGACTTCAAAATGCTGGCGGCGTGCGGCGGTTTCAGCTACGGCGACGTACTCGGCGCGGGCGAAGGCTGGGCGAAATCCATCCTGTTCCACCCCGCCTTACGCGACCAGTTCGCCGCCTTCTTCGCCGACCAGGACACGCTGACATTGGGCGTGTGCAACGGCTGCCAAATGGTCAGCAACCTCGCCGAAATCATCCCCGGCACGGCAGGCTGGCCGAAGTTCAAACGCAACCTGAGCGAACAGTTCGAAGCGCGCCTGAGCATGGTTCACGTCCCCAAATCAGCCTCCCTGATCCTGAACGAAATGCAAGGCTCCAGCCTGCCCGTCGTCGTCAGCCACGGCGAAGGCCGCGCTGACTTCGCGCTTCACGGCGGCAAAATTTCAGACGGCCTCGGCATCGCGCTGCAATACGTCGACGGACAAAACCAGGTTACCCAAACCTACCCGCTCAACCCCAACGGCTCGCCGCAAGGCATCGCCGGCGTTACCAACGCCGACGGCCGCGTTACCATCATGATGCCCCACCCCGAACGCGTGTACCGCGCCGCGCAAATGAGCTGGAAACCGGAAGACTGGACGGAACTGTCCGGCTGGTACCGCCTCTTCGCCGGAGCAAGGAAGGCTTTGGGTTAACCCGCAGGCTGATTTGATTCGGCTTTAAAGAAAAGGTCGTCTGAAAACGATTTAGCGGATTCTGCTATATTCGTTTTCAGACGACCTTTATATGTTCTTTTGCGTATAAGAACGAGCCGACCGCCGTCATTCCCGCGCAGGCGGGAGTCCAGACCTCTGTATTTCAGAAATACTTAAAGATTACTGTAAATCCAAACTTCTGGATTCCCGCCTGCGCGGGAATGACGACCTAGATTTTTTTGTCCCGAACCTATATATACAAACAAATTTAATTGAATTTATAGAAAAGATTTGGAGAATCTTATGTCTGACATAGTAATTTTTAAAAACATGCCGAATGATGATGAATTTATTGAATGGATTGATGAAAACCCAAAGGGATTTGTATTAAATATACATCGACGTCAAGACCCTTCTAATATTCATGAAAGTCATCCTCGGATACATTTTGCTAATTGTAGCCAACTGAATAAAAAGCCGGGAAGCAGTACAACTGGAGACTATTTCAAAGTTTGCTCAAACTCAATTGAAGAACTTGAACAATGGAGCTGGGTCAAATATCAAAAAGGGCTAAATCCATGCAGAATCTGTAAGGAAAAAGGATTACCGGTAGAACAGCTCACAGGAATACAAAATTTTCAGGTAACTTCTGCCCTATCCTTAAAATCTGATATATACAAACTCGAAAAACGTTTAGCCTCCGAGACCAATTCAAACAAGCGAACCGAAATTGAAACTTTGATCAAAGCCCGTTTAGGGCAAGGCAGATTCCGGCAAAAACTACTCGAACTGTATCCGAACTGCCCGCTAACAGGTCTAGATGTTCAGTCTTTACTTATTGCCAGCCATATTAAACCTTGGAGCAAGTGCAACAATGAAGAGCGTCTAGACCCCTCCAATGGTCTGATGCTCGCACCCAATATCGACGCATTATTCGATAGCGGTCTGATTACGTTTGAGACCGACGGTACGATAAAAATCAGTCCGAAAATCGATCTGAAAAATCAAAAGCGGCTTGGGATTTCTTCCGATATGAAATTGAAAATTCGACCGAAAAGCAAAAAATATTTCGAGTATCACCGCAACCACGTTTTCCAAAAAGAAGAATAGATAGTGTTGAACAGTCCGTTGATTTAAGGTCGTCTGAAAACGATTTAGCGAACCACTCTATACCTGTTTTCAGACAACCTTTTTGCGTTCTTTTGTATACGAATACTAACCAATTACCGTCATTCCCGCGCAGGCGGGAATCCAGACCTCTGCATTTCAGAAATATAGTGGAT from Neisseria sp. DTU_2020_1000833_1_SI_GRL_NUU_006 includes these protein-coding regions:
- the purL gene encoding phosphoribosylformylglycinamidine synthase, whose amino-acid sequence is MSVVLPLRGVTALSDFRVEKLLQKAAALGLPEVKLKSEFWYFVGSEKALDAATVEKLQALLAAQSVEETPEAREGLHLFLVTPRLGTISPWASKATNIAENCGLEGIERIERGMAVWLEGRLNDDEKQQWAALLHDRMTESVLPDFETASKLFHHLESETFSTVDVLGGGKEALVKANTEMGLALSADEIDYLVENYQALQRNPSDVELMMFAQANSEHCRHKIFNADFILNGEKQPKSLFGMIRDTHNAHPEGTVVAYKDNSSVIEGTKIERFYPNAAENQGYRFHEEDTHIIMKVETHNHPTAIAPFAGAATGAGGEIRDEGATGKGSRPKAGLTGFTVSNLNIPGLEQPWEQAYGKPGHIASPLDIMIEGPIGGAAFNNEFGRPNLLGYFRTFEEKFDGQVRGYHKPIMIAGGLGSIQAQQTHKDEIPEGALLIQLGGPGMLIGLGGGAASSMNTGTNDASLDFNSVQRGNPEIERRAQEVIDRCWQLGDKNPIISIHDVGAGGLSNAFPELVNDAGRGAVFKLREVPLEEHGLNPLQIWCNESQERYVLSILEKDLEIFRAICERERCPFAVVGTATDDGHLKVRDDLFSNNPVDLPLNVLLGKPPKTTRSDKTVRSSEKPFNAGNIDITEAAYRVLRLPTVAAKNFLITIGDRSVGGMTHRDQMVGKYQTPVADCAVTMMGFNTYRGEAMSMGEKPTVALFDAPASGRMCVGEAITNIAAVNIGDIGNIKLSANWMAACGNEGEDEKLYRTVEAVSQACQALDLSIPVGKDSLSMKTVWQDGEEKKSVVSPLSLIISAFAPVQDVRKTVTPVLKDNANSFTILLMIDLGNNKCRMGGSALAQVYNRSGGEAPDIDAGHLKAFYQLIQQLVQEDKLLAYHDRSDGGLFVTLAEMAFASRRGMNLDLLTMVSKNINVQNEYYSSQEWQKFVLTTLFNEELGAVIAVHAADHEYIFNLCEKLNLTLHYLGEFADSGHMVINAGEEIFNQSLTDLQRAWQETSHAIQRLRDNPACADSEFALIGDNERSALFADVKFDVNEDIAAPFVNSGAKPKIAILREQGVNGQIEMAAAFTRAGFDAYDVHMSDLMAGRFNLADFKMLAACGGFSYGDVLGAGEGWAKSILFHPALRDQFAAFFADQDTLTLGVCNGCQMVSNLAEIIPGTAGWPKFKRNLSEQFEARLSMVHVPKSASLILNEMQGSSLPVVVSHGEGRADFALHGGKISDGLGIALQYVDGQNQVTQTYPLNPNGSPQGIAGVTNADGRVTIMMPHPERVYRAAQMSWKPEDWTELSGWYRLFAGARKALG
- the norM gene encoding multidrug efflux MATE transporter NorM, whose amino-acid sequence is MLLDLNRFSFSVFLKEVRLLTALALPMLLAQVAQVGIGFVDTVMAGGAGKEDLAAVALGSSAFATVYITFMGIMAALNPMIAQLYGAGKTGEVGETGRQGIWFGLFLGIFGMVLMWAAITPFRNWLTLSDYVEGTMAQYMLFTSLAMPAAMVHRALHAYASSLNRPRLIMLVSFAAFVLNVPLNYIFVYGKFGMPALGGAGCGLATMAVFWFSALALWIYIAKEKFFRPFGLTAKFGKPDLMVFKQIWKIGAPIGLSYFLEASAFSFIVFLIAPFGEDYVAAQQVGISLSGILYMIPQSVGSAGTVRIGFSLGRREFSRARYISGVSLVSGWVLAVITVFSLVLFRSPLASMYNDDPAVLSIAATVLLFAGLFQPADFTQCIASYALRGYKVTKVPMFIHAAAFWGCGLLPGYLLAYRFDMGIYGFWTALIASLTIAAVALVWCLELCSREMVRSHKVV
- a CDS encoding P-II family nitrogen regulator is translated as MKKIEAIIKPFKLDDVREALTEIGITGMTVSEVKGFGRQKGHTEIYRGAEYAVDFLPKVKVELIIADEDVERVIDVIIENARSGKIGDGKIFVLPVEEAIRIRTGERSEAAI
- a CDS encoding HNH endonuclease; protein product: MSDIVIFKNMPNDDEFIEWIDENPKGFVLNIHRRQDPSNIHESHPRIHFANCSQLNKKPGSSTTGDYFKVCSNSIEELEQWSWVKYQKGLNPCRICKEKGLPVEQLTGIQNFQVTSALSLKSDIYKLEKRLASETNSNKRTEIETLIKARLGQGRFRQKLLELYPNCPLTGLDVQSLLIASHIKPWSKCNNEERLDPSNGLMLAPNIDALFDSGLITFETDGTIKISPKIDLKNQKRLGISSDMKLKIRPKSKKYFEYHRNHVFQKEE